Part of the Zea mays cultivar B73 chromosome 4, Zm-B73-REFERENCE-NAM-5.0, whole genome shotgun sequence genome is shown below.
ttccgctatgtaataaagtactctgattatattgtgatatttatctatatacactctgttattatatatgttgtcttctttggcgcatgtatgagatgcacccggcttttttccttaaatccgggtgtgatagtGGGCTTGTGGCCTAGATGACCATAGGCCTGGGTCTGCTCCTACTCCATAGTAAAACTCCAAGGTGAAGTTGGCCAGAGCCAGCCAAACGTCTTAACTCCAGAGTTACAAACTTCATATAGTTTTGAGAGACTTATATAATTTTTTGGAGTACATTTTTTGTTGCTCTGAAGTCCTCAAAAATCAATCTAGACATTCAGTTTGAAGATATTTACCAGGCACTGGTACTCGTCATGAGAAAACATTAGACTTTTCGGAGTAGAGCTGCTCTACACAAATTTTTGGGGTAGAGCTTACCTGGAATGGAGCGGAGTTATACCAAACACGCCTAAATACATTTTGGAGTAGAGCTTATTAAGTAAATTTTAATCGATGCCACTATATAATCCACCAGTTTAAACTTTGTAAATCTGATCCAACCAAATCACTCCATACCAGATAACCTCCACTAAATCCAGCAAAAAAAATGCACCCATACTTAACACACCATCAAAATTAATGATTTAGATCCCAAATAATCCACTCTCTCTTACTCATTCAATTCTAAAGGACATATTGTTTGGATCATCAAACATCCCTTCTCCCGTGCGACATCGTCGCACCCCAGCCTCCCCCCGCGACACCACCGCCTCCTCCACTTGTGCCGCCCCACCGTCGATTTCTACCCTGAATTATATCATTAGCACGGACTATATGATAGTTTCTTTAAAAATGAAGAGATCTAAACGATCCTTTATAGAAAAAAAAAGAGTTAGATCACCCTaatttccatttcttttctttgGCGTATATTAATATCAGCCATTTTAGGTATTTTTTGGAATGCTATTTTTTCTATTTTTATGTTTTTAAAAATAAAACGATTTTCATGTAAAATTTCTCTATTCCTGTAAGATTTTCATGCAACAACAAAAGAATGTTAGAACGGGAAAGAGAGAAGGCACTGGAACTCTGAAGCGTCGCAGAACGCTCCTCCCTCTAAGGCTCCGACCTCCGTGCCTCGCGCGCCCTCGCCCTTGCCCTCGCCCTCCCCCACCAACCCAAAACCCGATCCGTTGCTCGCTGCTCAGGGTCCACTACTGATCCGCTCCACGCGAGCTCCCTTGTCCCCGCGTCACACTCGCGCCCAAGCAAGCGGTTGCTGCAAAGGAAGCCTCCCCTGATGGCTCTCGTGACCTCGGGCTCGGGTGCCGACCAGGTGATCGCCGAGGTGGCGATGAACGGCGGCGCCGACCCAAGTGCAACCACCGTGCGTGCTACTGTCGTGCAGGCGTCCACCATCTTCCACGACACGCCCGCCACTCTTGGTGAGCACGCGCTCGTGTTCCAACCCCCTTCTCTGTTCTACGACTGCTATTCCGTCCGTGCGCGCCTACTCAAGTTGTTCGTCTGATTGCCTCTTACGCGCGCACGGAACTGGGATATGACGGCGCGCCGCCGAATTGTGGCGCTCCTCGCCCAGTCGCCCTGCTAGCAGAGATGTACTCTGTAGGAGCTAGCGTGAAGGCTTCCTATTCCCCTGCCTGTTTTTACTTACTATTTATGAAAGAACAGCCAGCCAAAATGATTAGCCGGAATCACAATCAATCATTAAAGAAATTAAAAAGGGATTACAGAAAGTAAAAatcaaagtcttaaatgaaaggaTTTGGTTAGAACCGTAGTCCGTAGAAGGGTGGTAGAAACTTTCTATGGAATCATAAAAGGGTGGTACGATGCCGTTTGTCACAGATCCATTTCACTAGTGCAGCTCCATGAGCAGCTCTACCCGTGGAGTGGAAGCTGTTTTCGTGGCCATTTTGCCAAATGATTTAACATATGCAACTCCTTAGAACACTCAAAATCCCATACAAGGAAAGGCCCAACCACGGCAAGAGCTGGGAGAAGCTACTATTTTAAGCTTCATCTTCCATCCACCACATGTGACAGCGCACATTAAGGAGCTCCTTAGGTGGAGCTGTTTTATTTTTTCCTGTTTGGCACAAAACACCTCTAGACAGCTCCTAGAGCTCCAAACATGTAGTTTCTTCTAAAACACTCTGGATTCGTTTCTATTATATTACCTTGAATCTACATAGAATTGATTAGTAGATTAAAATAGTAGTCTACTTTGACTTTTTTTTCACTGCATCCACTTAATTTCAATAAATTCAaattaaaataataaaaaatTTAAAAGTAATTCTTCATTGAAATAATCCATGAAGAGGGAGAAAATCAATACGAGAATAGATTATATAGTAAAAAGGAAAAAACTGGCAATCTCTCTGCTTCTTCTAGCTAATTACTTTCAAAACTTAACAGCTAATTTCAACATTAAGGCTATCATAGATTCATGAGTAGGAAAGCTGTTTGTTCAATTTCATACATTTCATTGGAGGATCTTTAAGCAGAAAACACAATGCTTGAGTTTAACTAAAGCAAGTGTCACCTGTCTAAATTTGGAGGATTTTGCCGGAGGTAGGGATAGTGTTGTTGTAGATGTATTTGACGTGCAGTATGGTGTGGGCTACGTTGGTGGAGTTGCTGACTGCGTAGATGTGGACGCCGAGGTAGTCTGATGACATCCTAGATGCATCTGTAGAAAAAAAATTAGGGTAGTTTGGATGTTAGATTTGGTGGGTGTTTCTATTGTTGCTCCTCTTTCGGCTTTGGTTGGCACCTTTGATGCATTGTTCTCTATTTATCAATGGAGAACTTTGGTGTCGTGCAAAAATTCTATGCAGTTCTTTTCTCCAATGATCGAGTGCTGGTGTAGATGGCATTGGTGGTGGAGTCCTTGCTGGTGTATATGTTGTCAACGTCGAGTTTAGTCTGTTGATCGATGTGCAACCGTTCTTGACGATGTTGTAGAAGTTGTTCCCATTTGAAGACACCCTAATCTGTCTCTAGCAGCTTACCCGTCCTATCTGGCCATCTCTCATGTCATCTCTTGTTTTAAACTTTACTCTGTGAACAATACAGTGTACAATGTTTTACACGACCATATGCGCAACCTGCTGTAGACAGCCTAAATGCATCCGTAGAAAAATTAGGTATAGTTTGGATGTCGAATGCACTGCTTGGTGGAGTTGTTGGTAGGGGAACGATGATGGGCGCCTCAGGCACCTTGTTCTTGGATTGGTTTGAATCTGTTGTTGGGTAACCTTGGTAGCATGTCGAACTCTTGTCCAATTCCCTCGTTCATCGATCATAGATGTTGCTGAAGCTTAGTGGTGGACCGAAACATGGCTCTGTATACCAAGTTGTCACcctcctaaatttgggggtacgtGGGAGGGATAGAATTGAGGGAATTATTGAGGGATTAGAGGGGAGGAATCGCGACCCTAGGACTGGCTGCACCTTAGAGAAGGAGAGGGAACGACGGCGGCAGGGTGTTGCAGTCGAGGTTTTAAAGTCGGCTAGTCGACTCTAGTCGCCTGAGCACTGATAAGGtgactaatcacgattagtcaTCGATTTGCTCGATTAGTCGAGCCTAGTCGACTTCTAGTTGTCCACCTATAACAGGaccatgtgtgtgtgtgtgtatcaaTATATATAGCTGTAGCAGGACTGCAGGACAACAATACACTATAGCTATAGCAGGAGAGCGGTATTACTATATTGCAGATCAACAGATCTATTGGTATATCACAATGTAAATGTACAAGCATTTTTTCACTAAAAGTAAAAGGTAAAGATCACTTACCTTGGATTATACAGCAGCACACTGATTTCAACTCAAGGAATTATTAAATTGCCAAACTTGTAGGGTGCTGTCAGTGACTATAACATGAGGTCAGGACTTCAGGAGCATATGTAGAGGGCCGCCGGAGCATAGCAGGGCGGCAGGAGAGGAGGGCGACGGCGATGGAGAAGGGCAGGGACGATAGAGAAGGGGCAACAGTGCTGGAGAAGGGCGGCTGCGATGGAGAAGGACGGCTGCGATGGAGAAGGGGCATCGGTGCTGGAGAAGGGTGCATGCTCGAATGTGCGCTGCGTAATGTGTGTACCGTAATGGTACAATTAATGCAGAAAAGTGTTTGTGTTGTACAGATAGTGGGCCGACCCATGTAATGGAGACCGGATTAGTGGCCCAAAACAGGCATAACTAGTCGACCATTACCCTTAGTCGGacgactaatcacgattagtcggcGACTAGGACGACTAATCGCTTCCTAGTCGTTCTAGTCGAGTCGGAGACCCTAATCGAGCTCGCTCTAGCGGTAAGGccgactaatcacgattagtcggacgactttaaAACCTTGGTTGCAGTCGGCCTGGCATGCGGTGGGTGGTATGGTCACCACGGTTGGGGGTGGTGGCAGTGCGGTGGGCGGCACGACATGGTGGCTAGGGGTGGGTGATGACACGTGGGCATGGTACCGACGGCAGCTAGGGTTGGCGGCGGGCATGCACAAGGAGAGAGAGGCAAGGCTAGATGGATGAAGAGAGACAAAGGAGAGAAGCGATTAGTACATTCTACTACTACTTATCAGTTGTACAATCTTAAAAATTATAGGTAAAATAACACATCAGGTAAGGTAACAAAATTCTAGTTAAAAAATACATCTTTCTATTATGTTTTTCTCAAGTTATATCTTTCTATTGTATAATTCTACACGAGTAgataaaataaatataatataaatCATTAGTTTTATGAGCAATGTCCCATTTTATCTTTAATGCAAACAATTAGCACTTGTCTGAAATGAAAAAATATTAAAGATGGTGTATAGTTTTTTAAGCCAACATCAAGTCTAATATTTTTAAACTGGTATTAATGTTTGATATTATTATCCTTTTTTTTTGCCGACACTTATAGACTGCACCCCCCTATATCTGAATTCTGGTTTCGCCCCTGCCTAGATTATTCTTGTTTAATCTCAATAGATATATATCTACTTATATTTATAGGGAGGACCTGACTCAACTTGAATTCCAAGTAATCCTATCTTCTGAACTCTTGCATAACTTGTTGAAAGAAACTGCAGACAGTGTAATCCTATGAAATAAAGTTCTATCAATCCAAATaaaattttcaaaaaaaaaagcATTGCAGTTATGCTTTCTAGGCTTACCATTCTAGTGAACTGTGTTCTGGATAAAGTTTTGGAATTCCATGTTCACCACATTCAGTCAATGCCATTGCCCAGGAGGCCAGGAGAGGAACATGATGAATGATTTTCTAGTTTTATTTGGATATGTATGAACTATTAATATTGTTGAGAGGGCAAGACACATTTCAATGAGCTTATATATAAATATGGAATTGTTGTCAACTATTTTCTCTACAGATAAAGCAGAGAGATTGATAGCAGAGGCTGCTGGGTATGGTTCACAGTTAGTTGTCTTTCCAGAAGCTTTTATTGGAGGCTATCCTCGTGGATCCACATTTGGTTTCGGGATCAGTATTAGTATTATTAATCCAAAAGACAAGGGAAAGGAAGCATTCCGGAGGTATCATGCATCTGCTATAGATGTGCCTGGTACGTGAAATACTATGGACATATCTCTGCATTATTATAATTGTTGAACTGGCTCTCAAGGCACTTAGTTGTTAACGTTTCTCCTCTCTCTTTTTTGCCTGAATGTTGGAATATCTTTATGTGTTTTTATGCTTGATGCATGGCATTTTGTATTAGGTTGCCAGGTTGGTCAGGAAGTTCTTGTATGGACTTCCAGAAATGCTAACTATTTGATAATTCTTTTCACTCTTCCTGATTCAGTTGATGAAGTAGATGAACTATAATGCTTGTGGTAAATATTTGGAAAATCATCTAAGTTAGCCCTTTTGTTGATACTTGGTAGTGCTGCTTCATCAACATGTTGAGACCATATTATTCCATTTCCAGCATTGAGTTATATTACCAAGTAACTTGAGATCCTTTTTAGGTTTAGCGGCTAAATATTATAGTTATTTGGTTTTCTGTTTATCACAGTCGATGCTTTCCCATCTTTTAAATTACTATGGACATACATAGTTTACGTCATTAGGTGTATGTATATGTATACTGAACTGACAGAAGAATCTACAGGTCCAGAAGTTACACGCTTGGCTGCTATGGCTGCAAAATATAAGGTTTTCTTGGTCATGGGGGTGATTGAAAGGGAAGGTTACACCCTTTATTGTTCCGTGCTTTTCTTTGACCCTCTTGGCCGTTACCTGGGTAAGCACCGGAAGCTCATGCCTACAGCATTAGAGAGAATTATATGGGGATTTGGGGATGGATCGACTATTCCAGTTTATGATACTCCACTTGGAAAGATTGGGGCGCTCATTTGCTGGGAAAATAAAATGCCACTTTTGAGGACAGCGCTGTATGGTAAAGGTAAGAGTTCGTCTTATGTTGATAAGTTTTCATGACAGCTTCCATTCATGGGATGGAAGTTTTGAATTGAAATGGAAATAAACTTTCAATTCAAGTCAGATAAGCAATTGCTGAAGAGGCATTGGCACCAGAACATGTATTGAGTTTCTTGGCTTATGTAATGTGCAGGTATTGAGATATACTGTGCCCCCACTGCTGACTCCAGGCCTGTTTGGCAAGCCTCCATGACACACATTGCTTTGGAGGGGGGATGCTTTGTCTTGTCAGCAAACCAATTCTGCCGCAGAAAGGACTATCCTCCCCCACCGGAGTATGAGTTTGCTGGTTTAGGTGAAGAGCCATCCGCGGACACTGTTGTTTGCCCTGGAGGCAGCGTTATCATTTCTCCATCTGGAGAAGTCTTGGCAGGTCCCAACTATGAAGGAGAGGCACTGATTACAGCCGACCTTGGTAAGAATGCAAACACTCAATGTGTTTATGCAGTCATGAATAGTTATGTTGTGTTTCCGTAGTTGTTTCAGTACCAATCTTGAAGTGTTGAAAACTGTACCACATTCTTGTTGCCATTTGCAGACCTGGGAGAGATTGTTCGAGCCAAGTTTGATTTCGACGTGGTGGGCCACTATTCTCGACCTGAAGTCCTTAGATTGGTAGTGAACGACCAACCGCAGCTCCCTGTGTCTTTCACGTCTGCCGCTGAGAGGACTCCAGCTGCCAAGAGTGATATCGATACTAAGTCTTACTGATTGACTGGTCATGAAACTGTGTTGCGCCGAACACTTGGTGATGGTCGCTCAGCTCCTCTAGTTTGCTGTTGTGTCTCGTGGATGGGAGTTGGGAGTTGTAGCTTTGAACTAAAAAAAAAACTCTTGCCTTCCCAACGTAAAAAAATGGTGGCCGCAGTTATGTTCCTTGTGAAAGCTGTTCGCTTGGCTTTAATCTAAAACTGTTTCTACTTTTTCTAAAGTGTTTTGTCTGTATGATTACAGTTCGTAGTTCGAACAACTAGTTTTAATCCAAAACGAACAAGCTTAAGGAGATAAACCCTATTACTTCCATTTCAATTTCGAATAGTACCAAATGATAATCGCCCATTTTAGGCTGCCTCTTCTTTCAAAGGTCTTTCCAGCTACATTAACTCAATGATTTCTAGTGCACAAAGTGTTCTCATTAGACTATCTCTAGTAGCTTATCCATCTTTCTTTTTATATTTAAACTCTATTATGTGAACAGTGTCGTCTACACTATAGAATAGTGAAGAAAATGTTTTTAGTAAGCTAGGTATAAATTATTGGACACGATCTTATAAATTGCCTTTTGCCCAAGTTTATGTTACACTCTTTGAATCATACTCATAAATACTAACAAATAatattagtccacaaggttaCGTTGATTATCTAACTTTACTATCAAACGGATCTTGGTTCATTTTTCTTACAACGGCTATTTAGACTAACAATATTTAATATTAACAAATAATATTAGTCTAAAAGGTTACTTGATCATCAAACATCATATTTAACTTTACTATCAAATGGGTCTTGGT
Proteins encoded:
- the LOC542093 gene encoding nitrilase 2 — translated: MALVTSGSGADQVIAEVAMNGGADPSATTVRATVVQASTIFHDTPATLDKAERLIAEAAGYGSQLVVFPEAFIGGYPRGSTFGFGISISIINPKDKGKEAFRRYHASAIDVPGPEVTRLAAMAAKYKVFLVMGVIEREGYTLYCSVLFFDPLGRYLGKHRKLMPTALERIIWGFGDGSTIPVYDTPLGKIGALICWENKMPLLRTALYGKGIEIYCAPTADSRPVWQASMTHIALEGGCFVLSANQFCRRKDYPPPPEYEFAGLGEEPSADTVVCPGGSVIISPSGEVLAGPNYEGEALITADLDLGEIVRAKFDFDVVGHYSRPEVLRLVVNDQPQLPVSFTSAAERTPAAKSDIDTKSY
- the LOC542093 gene encoding nitrilase 2 isoform X1 — encoded protein: MSLYINMELLSTIFSTDKAERLIAEAAGYGSQLVVFPEAFIGGYPRGSTFGFGISISIINPKDKGKEAFRRYHASAIDVPGPEVTRLAAMAAKYKVFLVMGVIEREGYTLYCSVLFFDPLGRYLGKHRKLMPTALERIIWGFGDGSTIPVYDTPLGKIGALICWENKMPLLRTALYGKGIEIYCAPTADSRPVWQASMTHIALEGGCFVLSANQFCRRKDYPPPPEYEFAGLGEEPSADTVVCPGGSVIISPSGEVLAGPNYEGEALITADLDLGEIVRAKFDFDVVGHYSRPEVLRLVVNDQPQLPVSFTSAAERTPAAKSDIDTKSY